A single region of the Sphingobium sp. TKS genome encodes:
- a CDS encoding alpha/beta fold hydrolase, which produces MDALVGGSGRPLLLLHGWPQTRMCWSAMAPGLAEMFTVVMPDLRGYGRSGKPEGGDQHAAYSKRAMAQDQILAMKALGFDRFAVGAHDRGARVAYRLALDYPEVVTRLASLDVVPTADVWNSMGAKQAVATWHWPFLAQPDGLPEKLIGADPEWFVRYILEHQSAPGFEFPEQNVADYVACAQQSGTVRGWCEDYRAGWGIDRELDEADRGRKLAMPLLVLWGEQGSLKGKDGVALWRPWASQVEGEVLPCGHFIPEEQPHAVAAHFLRFFGEAA; this is translated from the coding sequence GTGGATGCCCTCGTCGGCGGCAGCGGGCGACCTTTGCTGTTGCTCCACGGTTGGCCGCAGACACGCATGTGCTGGTCGGCGATGGCGCCTGGGCTCGCGGAGATGTTCACCGTCGTCATGCCCGATCTGCGTGGCTACGGCCGAAGCGGCAAACCGGAGGGCGGCGATCAGCATGCTGCTTATTCCAAGCGGGCGATGGCGCAGGACCAAATCCTGGCAATGAAGGCGCTCGGTTTCGATCGGTTCGCGGTCGGCGCGCATGATCGCGGTGCCCGCGTCGCCTATCGGCTCGCGCTGGACTATCCCGAAGTGGTGACGCGGCTCGCCAGCCTCGACGTGGTTCCGACCGCCGATGTCTGGAACAGCATGGGAGCGAAGCAAGCTGTCGCGACGTGGCACTGGCCGTTCCTGGCGCAGCCGGATGGCTTGCCCGAGAAGCTGATCGGCGCCGATCCCGAATGGTTCGTGCGCTACATCCTCGAACACCAGTCGGCGCCGGGATTCGAGTTTCCAGAGCAGAATGTCGCCGATTATGTCGCCTGCGCGCAGCAATCCGGGACGGTGCGGGGCTGGTGCGAGGATTATCGCGCCGGCTGGGGCATCGACCGCGAGCTGGACGAGGCCGACCGCGGACGTAAGCTGGCGATGCCGTTGCTGGTCCTGTGGGGCGAGCAGGGTTCGCTCAAGGGCAAGGACGGCGTCGCGCTGTGGCGGCCGTGGGCCAGCCAGGTCGAAGGTGAGGTGCTGCCCTGCGGTCACTTCATACCCGAAGAGCAGCCCCATGCGGTCGCCGCACATTTCCTTCGTTTCTTCGGAGAGGCAGCATGA
- a CDS encoding GFA family protein: MTITARCHCGRTVMEVDAELPEKLTRCTCSLCSKRGHLFAYYRPDQFTVRQADSDAAYRWRSKQVANHFCSACGCDTYADSPAFDKDGSWDGKTRRIALNARLIDDFEAADWPVAVIDGKNLW; this comes from the coding sequence ATGACGATCACGGCACGATGCCATTGCGGACGCACGGTGATGGAGGTTGATGCCGAGCTTCCCGAAAAGTTGACCCGCTGCACCTGTTCCTTGTGCTCGAAGCGCGGGCACCTCTTCGCCTATTACCGGCCGGATCAGTTCACCGTGCGGCAGGCCGATAGCGACGCGGCCTATCGCTGGCGGTCGAAGCAGGTCGCCAACCATTTCTGCAGCGCGTGCGGATGCGACACATACGCCGACAGCCCGGCCTTCGATAAGGACGGCTCATGGGACGGCAAGACCCGGCGCATCGCGCTCAATGCGCGTCTCATCGACGACTTCGAGGCAGCCGACTGGCCAGTCGCGGTCATTGACGGCAAGAACCTCTGGTAG
- a CDS encoding type-F conjugative transfer system secretin TraK, with amino-acid sequence MPSFGRGTRALALPAILLMSVPVGAQQITALPDQRSAIRLSNRDINHVICVGGEIEDVKFSAEKAIAVEKGGSDAWIKFLVKETDDLGQVTRSYVTTPSEFFVSCNGAIYPLYAEPSDIPAQTVSLVPGASQRARANEELLGPLVEEERAVSITLAIFQERIPATFTEVAPQAGAVLLSSLPGAHITERRRLEVEGAGLSASEYRVEVSADTTLDERQFLDRALGARIFAVSADRLTLRAGDTARLVVVRREAAQ; translated from the coding sequence ATGCCGAGCTTCGGTAGAGGAACGCGCGCGCTCGCACTGCCGGCGATCCTCCTGATGAGCGTGCCTGTCGGCGCGCAGCAAATCACCGCGCTGCCGGATCAGAGGAGTGCGATCCGTCTGTCCAACCGTGACATCAACCACGTCATCTGCGTCGGCGGTGAGATCGAGGACGTGAAGTTCTCGGCCGAGAAGGCGATCGCCGTCGAAAAGGGCGGCTCGGATGCGTGGATCAAGTTTCTCGTCAAGGAAACCGATGATTTGGGCCAGGTCACCCGCAGCTATGTGACCACGCCATCGGAATTCTTCGTCTCCTGCAATGGCGCGATCTACCCGCTTTACGCCGAGCCTTCCGATATCCCGGCCCAGACCGTGAGCCTGGTGCCCGGCGCCTCACAGCGCGCCCGGGCGAACGAAGAACTGCTGGGACCGCTTGTCGAGGAAGAGCGGGCCGTCTCGATCACGCTCGCCATCTTTCAGGAACGCATTCCCGCCACCTTCACCGAGGTGGCGCCGCAGGCCGGCGCGGTGCTCCTGTCGAGCCTGCCTGGCGCGCACATTACCGAACGCCGCCGCCTCGAGGTCGAGGGCGCCGGCCTGTCGGCCTCGGAGTACCGCGTCGAGGTCTCTGCCGACACCACGCTGGACGAGCGCCAGTTTCTCGATCGCGCCCTTGGCGCGCGGATCTTCGCGGTCAGCGCCGACCGCCTCACGCTCAGGGCCGGCGACACGGCTCGTCTCGTGGTCGTCCGTCGGGAGGCGGCCCAATGA
- a CDS encoding VOC family protein, with product MIDRIDHLVLTGRCLEATCAFYERALGFRRVGAAMRPAALTFGRRKNNVHEVGHTFDPKAVAPTSGAGDFCLVIERPLDEVRAHLESCGVAIELGPIEREGAQGRMMLMYFRDPDGNLVEVSRYD from the coding sequence ATGATCGACCGCATCGACCATCTGGTTCTCACCGGCCGTTGCCTGGAGGCGACGTGCGCCTTCTATGAGCGTGCGCTCGGCTTTCGCCGGGTGGGCGCGGCGATGCGGCCCGCCGCGCTAACCTTCGGTCGTCGGAAGAACAACGTCCACGAGGTCGGCCACACGTTCGACCCCAAGGCTGTCGCGCCGACGTCCGGCGCGGGCGACTTCTGCCTGGTCATCGAACGACCGCTCGACGAGGTACGCGCGCATCTCGAGAGCTGCGGCGTCGCGATCGAGCTCGGTCCGATCGAGCGCGAAGGCGCGCAGGGCAGAATGATGTTGATGTACTTCCGTGACCCGGACGGCAACCTGGTGGAAGTCAGCCGCTACGACTGA
- a CDS encoding TraE/TraK family type IV conjugative transfer system protein produces MSFLNRRTGPEADPLIGKPASFGIHRYLQGSSNLFEENRLLKFAIVGLFGITAVLGAVVYSSDQNRRTVVVPFGASGDLYVTGSKPSTAYLRTITRNIVTLSGTYSAYSADRQFQELLSIVHPSAYNGMRDNLNAILDELANNPTLSIATYIRPDQPVTWTDTEIVVPVEKVRVIGGVIRKFRGTLRIGYAIDNGRFWLTRLSEENFDAELR; encoded by the coding sequence ATGTCATTCCTCAACCGCCGCACCGGGCCGGAGGCCGATCCTCTGATCGGCAAACCCGCCAGCTTCGGCATCCACCGTTATCTGCAGGGAAGCTCAAACCTGTTCGAGGAGAACCGGCTTCTCAAATTCGCGATCGTCGGGCTGTTCGGCATCACGGCCGTGCTGGGCGCGGTGGTCTATTCCTCCGACCAGAACCGGCGCACCGTCGTGGTTCCGTTCGGCGCGAGCGGTGATCTCTATGTGACGGGCTCGAAGCCCTCGACCGCCTATCTGCGAACGATCACGCGCAACATCGTCACGCTGTCGGGCACCTATTCGGCCTATTCGGCGGACCGGCAGTTCCAGGAGCTGCTCTCGATCGTCCACCCGTCGGCCTATAACGGGATGCGCGACAATCTGAACGCGATCCTTGACGAACTCGCGAACAACCCGACGCTCTCGATCGCGACCTATATTCGCCCCGATCAGCCGGTGACCTGGACCGATACGGAAATCGTCGTGCCGGTCGAGAAGGTCCGCGTGATCGGCGGCGTCATCCGCAAATTCCGGGGCACGCTACGCATCGGCTACGCGATCGACAACGGCCGCTTCTGGCTCACCCGCCTGTCCGAGGAGAATTTCGATGCCGAGCTTCGGTAG
- a CDS encoding conjugal transfer protein TraW has product MGFLIGLAIAFLHARAAHAASSTIGRTWAIAEPDAMAEIEARAATVPPVLAARFGPRTNWSAMRSAHLAPATHARTRFVVPFYTLDQEVRLPDGRLLYPKGFTFNPLSYVSLPQKLVIVQPRDLGWALRVAAPADFILLAAGGPRDADAISLGEQHRRALFILEERVKQRLGLTVAPVIVRQVGQKLELSEVRLDRRSDGGTR; this is encoded by the coding sequence ATCGGCTTCCTGATCGGCCTCGCCATCGCATTCCTCCACGCCCGGGCGGCGCATGCGGCGAGCAGCACGATCGGCAGAACCTGGGCCATCGCCGAGCCCGACGCGATGGCGGAGATCGAGGCGCGCGCCGCGACGGTACCGCCCGTTCTGGCGGCCAGGTTTGGGCCACGTACAAACTGGAGCGCGATGCGCTCGGCGCATCTCGCGCCTGCAACGCACGCCCGGACCCGCTTCGTCGTTCCCTTCTACACGCTCGATCAGGAGGTTCGCCTGCCGGACGGCCGGCTGCTCTATCCGAAGGGCTTCACCTTCAATCCGCTCAGCTATGTGTCCCTGCCGCAGAAGCTCGTGATCGTGCAGCCGCGTGATCTTGGTTGGGCGCTGCGCGTCGCAGCGCCCGCGGACTTCATTCTCCTCGCGGCCGGCGGCCCGCGCGACGCCGACGCGATCAGCCTGGGCGAGCAGCACCGTCGCGCGCTGTTCATCCTGGAGGAACGGGTCAAGCAGCGCCTTGGCCTGACGGTCGCGCCGGTGATCGTCCGGCAGGTTGGTCAGAAGCTCGAGCTCTCCGAGGTTCGGCTCGATCGGCGGTCCGACGGAGGCACGCGATGA
- a CDS encoding TraB/VirB10 family protein, translated as MTDENDPVETGTGRTGRAEESVQGPYQTHLAEAAAADQLDGSTRNPALLDLKARWAALNARQKLRAKQLGVAASVAVLGYGLYTASTANHAQPEAAPAASKLDMGAGLRGDSLETKLRGDLKKVLDGQSLLGERITAIEEGKVVPGSKPPGVTDGGELPAALPGAAPSFPPSPDQADIDSAAGTLPAPPTPPAAPPAPPVEKTFGAIGAATSAIVPAAGNGQSAAADGAKKKNRTIYLPPGFMRARLLTGIDALASRDATSNPEPLIARVQAPAVLPNDVKANLAGCFVIGNATGSLAKERVEVQLVSLSCVDFDERSVVDQSIKGFFVDTDGKKGLSGKVVTRAGAALARAFIAGTISGFADAVDNSFGDVSTSALGSVRTLDAGDAAKSGIAGGLSKSSDKLTDFYLDLARQAGPIVEVGAAKDVVVVIQEGVTLEIKPTAGAKF; from the coding sequence ATGACCGATGAAAATGATCCGGTGGAGACCGGCACTGGCCGTACCGGCCGTGCGGAAGAATCGGTCCAAGGGCCTTATCAGACCCATCTCGCCGAGGCCGCCGCGGCCGATCAACTTGACGGGAGCACGCGCAATCCGGCGCTGCTCGACCTGAAAGCGCGCTGGGCCGCTCTCAACGCGCGCCAGAAATTGCGCGCGAAGCAACTGGGCGTAGCGGCCTCGGTCGCGGTTCTCGGCTACGGCCTCTACACCGCGTCGACCGCCAATCACGCGCAGCCCGAGGCTGCGCCGGCCGCCTCGAAACTCGACATGGGCGCCGGCCTGCGGGGCGACAGCCTCGAGACGAAGCTGCGCGGCGACCTCAAGAAGGTGCTCGACGGTCAATCGCTGCTTGGCGAGCGCATCACCGCGATCGAGGAAGGCAAGGTCGTGCCCGGAAGCAAACCGCCGGGCGTGACAGATGGTGGCGAGCTGCCGGCAGCTCTGCCGGGAGCAGCGCCCTCATTCCCGCCATCCCCTGACCAGGCGGACATCGACAGTGCAGCCGGAACCCTGCCGGCACCGCCCACTCCGCCCGCGGCACCGCCAGCGCCACCTGTCGAGAAAACCTTCGGAGCAATCGGCGCCGCGACCAGCGCCATCGTGCCGGCCGCCGGCAACGGCCAGAGCGCGGCGGCCGACGGCGCCAAAAAAAAGAATCGGACGATCTATTTACCGCCTGGTTTCATGCGAGCTCGTCTCCTGACCGGGATCGACGCGCTGGCCAGCCGGGACGCGACCTCCAATCCCGAGCCCCTGATCGCGCGCGTCCAGGCACCGGCGGTTCTTCCCAATGACGTCAAGGCGAACCTTGCCGGCTGCTTCGTCATCGGGAACGCCACCGGTAGCCTCGCCAAGGAACGGGTGGAGGTCCAACTGGTCTCGCTCTCCTGCGTCGACTTCGACGAACGCTCGGTGGTCGACCAGTCGATCAAGGGCTTCTTCGTCGACACCGACGGCAAGAAGGGCCTGTCGGGCAAAGTCGTCACCCGCGCGGGCGCGGCGCTGGCCCGCGCCTTCATCGCCGGGACGATCAGCGGCTTCGCCGATGCCGTCGACAACAGCTTTGGGGACGTCTCGACCTCCGCCCTCGGCAGCGTCCGCACGCTTGACGCGGGCGATGCGGCGAAGAGCGGCATCGCCGGGGGCCTTTCCAAGTCCTCCGACAAGCTCACCGACTTCTATCTCGATCTCGCGCGCCAGGCCGGGCCGATCGTCGAGGTCGGTGCCGCCAAGGACGTCGTGGTCGTCATCCAGGAGGGCGTGACTCTCGAAATCAAGCCGACCGCGGGAGCGAAGTTCTGA
- a CDS encoding TraC family protein, producing the protein MKPLGGHHGGGLTFATLRRAVSRDAYSDFLPLVSWNEEDEAFLCIDDGWGHAWELVPSAYMFAHVHQALLGLLNIHFPEGTVLQLHSFADPLIDDALDTFLDLKTRPDPLIQASARRTVDYLRAGTQGLAALHGIPIRDFRLFLSIKTRVKLGADLRRQVEEQLSKLGIRRIAPDELVSFYRRVFNGVFRHAPGVFADGSDGEPARPIRKQIIDAGPDLLFEGAEVFLGNQVARCLTPRAPARRITAERANRLLGGMRGSAEDSDQIGGPFLFTLNILFDHSQFEIHKRAQILSAQKAAGSFAVEVGKQIEEIGWVLDEVGNSRFVSVIPLVWVFGRTRAQAREMAARAKRLWESEPLPWMMQEESYLNSILLPMSLPFGLYPEKRTIRMLERDFRMPVKAAVLLSPAQTDFRGGGRPALLYTGRKGQLVTLDLFDPRINNYNFIVSAESGAGKSFLLNNLCQQYYAQNALIRIIDIGGSYRKLCTLCSGRYIDIGEERLVLNPFDMGFALDGDDKQSAISMAVAIVAEMSNAATRKGVSTSEWNLLKSAVQWTIETGRSEQGIDAVRDWLGAYPTNVASDLDRVEHLVPTARELAFNLRDFGSDGAYGHYFNGPSTFDISSDEFVVLELERLKAMPDLFNVIVMVVVNAVTQELYLSARDRPRFVLCDEAAQFMTRTEGQDLSRLAEAFGQGYRRARKYQGSFGVVLQSMNDLLLFEGTGQVILENAATRFLLQGSTYDKAVDNRILDYSGFVLDLLKSVRNNKPNYSEVFIDSPLGLGIARLVVDPFSYWINTSAPQEVAAFEALIRAGRSPLEAVCELARVDPAEILPGSQRETVYAQA; encoded by the coding sequence ATGAAGCCGCTCGGTGGTCATCATGGTGGTGGGCTCACCTTCGCGACGCTTCGGCGCGCCGTGTCGCGCGACGCCTATTCCGATTTCCTCCCGCTCGTGTCCTGGAACGAGGAAGACGAGGCTTTCCTGTGCATCGACGATGGCTGGGGACATGCCTGGGAGCTGGTGCCCTCGGCCTACATGTTCGCCCATGTCCATCAGGCCCTGCTTGGGCTCCTCAACATTCATTTCCCGGAAGGCACCGTCCTTCAACTGCACAGCTTCGCGGACCCGCTGATCGACGATGCGCTCGACACCTTTCTCGACCTCAAAACCCGCCCCGACCCGCTGATTCAGGCCTCCGCGCGCAGGACGGTCGACTATTTGCGCGCCGGAACGCAGGGCCTGGCCGCGCTGCACGGCATTCCGATCCGGGACTTCCGCCTGTTTCTGTCGATCAAGACCCGCGTGAAGCTGGGCGCGGATTTGCGTCGCCAGGTCGAGGAGCAGCTATCCAAGCTCGGCATACGCCGGATCGCGCCCGACGAGCTCGTTTCCTTCTATCGCAGGGTGTTCAACGGCGTGTTTCGGCACGCCCCGGGCGTCTTCGCGGATGGATCGGACGGCGAGCCTGCGCGGCCGATCCGCAAGCAGATCATCGATGCCGGACCCGACCTTCTGTTCGAAGGGGCCGAGGTGTTTCTCGGCAACCAGGTCGCGCGTTGTCTGACGCCGAGAGCGCCGGCGCGCCGCATCACGGCCGAACGCGCCAACCGGCTTCTCGGCGGCATGCGCGGATCGGCGGAGGACAGCGACCAGATCGGGGGTCCGTTCCTCTTCACGCTCAACATCCTGTTCGATCATAGCCAGTTCGAGATCCACAAGCGCGCGCAGATCCTCTCGGCGCAAAAGGCGGCGGGCAGCTTCGCCGTCGAGGTCGGCAAGCAGATCGAGGAGATAGGCTGGGTGCTGGACGAAGTGGGCAACAGCCGCTTCGTCTCGGTGATCCCGTTGGTCTGGGTGTTCGGCCGCACGCGCGCCCAGGCCCGCGAGATGGCAGCGCGCGCCAAGCGGTTGTGGGAGAGCGAGCCCCTTCCGTGGATGATGCAGGAGGAGAGCTACCTCAATTCCATCCTGCTGCCGATGAGCCTGCCCTTCGGCCTGTATCCCGAAAAGCGCACGATCCGGATGCTCGAGCGCGACTTCCGCATGCCGGTCAAGGCGGCGGTCCTGCTCTCTCCCGCGCAGACCGACTTCCGGGGCGGCGGGCGCCCTGCCCTCCTCTACACCGGGCGCAAGGGCCAGTTGGTGACGCTCGATCTGTTCGACCCGCGCATCAACAACTATAATTTCATCGTCTCGGCAGAAAGCGGCGCCGGCAAGAGCTTTCTCCTCAACAATCTCTGCCAGCAATATTATGCGCAGAACGCGCTTATCCGCATCATCGATATCGGCGGCAGCTACCGAAAGCTGTGCACGCTTTGCTCTGGCCGCTACATCGACATCGGCGAGGAACGGCTCGTCCTCAATCCCTTCGACATGGGTTTTGCCCTGGACGGCGACGATAAGCAGTCGGCCATCTCCATGGCGGTTGCGATCGTCGCGGAGATGTCCAATGCGGCAACGCGCAAGGGCGTGTCCACCTCGGAGTGGAATCTCCTGAAATCGGCGGTCCAATGGACGATCGAGACCGGGCGATCCGAGCAGGGCATCGACGCGGTGCGCGACTGGCTGGGCGCCTATCCCACCAATGTCGCGAGCGACCTCGACCGGGTCGAGCATCTCGTGCCCACTGCCCGCGAGCTTGCATTCAACCTGCGCGATTTCGGTTCCGACGGCGCCTACGGCCATTATTTCAACGGCCCGTCGACCTTCGACATCTCGTCCGATGAATTCGTGGTGCTCGAGCTCGAGCGACTGAAGGCGATGCCGGATCTCTTCAACGTCATCGTGATGGTCGTCGTTAACGCCGTCACCCAGGAACTCTATCTTTCGGCCCGCGATCGTCCGCGCTTCGTCCTGTGCGATGAGGCCGCGCAATTCATGACCCGCACCGAGGGCCAGGACCTGTCGCGGCTCGCCGAGGCGTTCGGCCAAGGCTATCGCCGCGCGCGGAAATATCAGGGCAGTTTCGGCGTCGTCCTGCAATCGATGAACGACCTCCTCCTCTTCGAAGGTACCGGCCAGGTAATCCTCGAAAATGCGGCGACCCGCTTCCTTCTGCAGGGGTCGACCTACGACAAGGCCGTCGACAACAGGATTCTCGATTATTCGGGTTTTGTGCTCGACCTCTTGAAGTCGGTCCGCAACAACAAACCGAATTACAGCGAGGTCTTCATCGACAGCCCGCTCGGGCTCGGGATCGCCAGGCTCGTCGTCGACCCCTTCTCCTACTGGATCAACACCAGCGCGCCGCAAGAAGTGGCGGCGTTCGAAGCGCTGATCCGCGCGGGCCGCAGTCCCCTCGAGGCGGTGTGCGAGCTCGCCCGGGTCGACCCAGCCGAAATCCTTCCCGGCAGCCAAAGGGAGACCGTCTATGCTCAAGCGTAA
- a CDS encoding DsbC family protein: MAALLIATAPALAQEPATHKGNDRSALAQAAAEAEQQLHQTFTNLQFEDFGPAPVKGPIYQAIAGGRVIYFAPESEHILFASIYDKNGANVTALAQEATARKHLAAIDPAKALTIGPAGAPTIIEFTDPDCPYCRALERFWATKAAEGKPVRRLVYFVSGIHPDAAAKAEHILCSPDKEATFKAVYAGAKPAQMHKCMAGHAKVEADADLVRKIGVSGTPTLIADGQLISGFQQAELETFLDQARAKLAAKAAPHANR, encoded by the coding sequence ATGGCGGCGCTGCTGATCGCCACCGCCCCTGCCCTCGCCCAAGAACCGGCAACCCACAAAGGCAACGATCGCTCCGCGCTCGCGCAGGCGGCGGCCGAAGCCGAACAGCAGCTGCACCAGACCTTCACCAATCTCCAGTTCGAGGATTTTGGCCCGGCGCCGGTCAAGGGACCGATCTATCAGGCGATCGCGGGCGGCCGCGTGATCTATTTCGCCCCCGAGAGCGAACACATCCTCTTCGCGTCGATCTACGACAAGAATGGCGCCAACGTCACCGCGCTGGCCCAGGAGGCGACCGCGAGGAAGCATCTCGCCGCGATCGATCCGGCGAAGGCATTGACCATTGGACCCGCCGGCGCGCCGACGATCATCGAATTCACGGATCCCGATTGTCCCTACTGCAGGGCGCTGGAGCGCTTCTGGGCGACCAAGGCCGCGGAGGGCAAGCCCGTGCGGCGGCTGGTCTATTTCGTCTCGGGTATTCACCCGGATGCGGCCGCAAAGGCCGAGCACATCCTCTGCTCACCGGACAAGGAAGCGACCTTCAAGGCCGTCTACGCCGGGGCCAAGCCTGCGCAGATGCATAAGTGCATGGCAGGCCACGCGAAGGTGGAGGCCGATGCGGATCTCGTCCGCAAGATCGGTGTGAGCGGCACGCCGACGCTGATCGCTGACGGTCAATTGATATCGGGTTTTCAGCAGGCCGAACTCGAGACTTTTCTCGATCAGGCTCGCGCCAAGCTGGCCGCGAAGGCGGCTCCGCATGCGAACCGCTGA
- the istB gene encoding IS21-like element helper ATPase IstB encodes MTRTKDQAAAVLPTLLKALRLPSINRNWKRLTDTADRDGWPAANLLASLLEIEMADRSSRRIQRHRDQSGLPAGKTFATFDFDAAPGIRKPHLLSLAAGDDWIESGGNLLLFGQSGTGKTHAVAAIGHALIDTGRRVLFCSTTDMVQKLQSARRDLSLPAMLDKLDKFDLIVLDDLSYVRKDQVETSALFELIAHRYERHSLAITANQPFSAWDNVFPDPAMTVAAIDRLVHHSIIIEMNGESYRKRSAVARINAGDYDPPNGAPDRPS; translated from the coding sequence ATGACCCGCACCAAGGACCAGGCCGCCGCCGTGCTGCCTACCCTGCTCAAGGCCTTGCGCCTGCCGAGTATCAACCGCAACTGGAAGCGCCTCACCGACACCGCCGATCGCGATGGCTGGCCGGCCGCCAACCTGCTGGCCTCGCTTCTCGAGATCGAGATGGCCGATCGCTCCTCCCGGCGCATCCAGCGCCATCGCGACCAGTCCGGCTTGCCCGCAGGCAAGACCTTCGCCACCTTCGATTTCGACGCAGCCCCCGGCATCCGCAAACCGCACCTCTTGTCCCTCGCCGCCGGTGACGACTGGATCGAGAGCGGCGGCAACCTGCTGCTGTTCGGCCAGAGCGGGACCGGCAAGACGCACGCAGTTGCTGCCATTGGTCATGCCCTCATCGACACGGGGCGGCGCGTCCTGTTCTGCTCCACCACCGACATGGTCCAGAAGCTCCAGTCCGCGCGCCGCGACCTCAGCCTACCCGCCATGCTCGACAAGCTCGACAAGTTCGATCTCATCGTGCTCGACGATCTGTCCTACGTCCGCAAGGACCAGGTCGAGACCAGCGCCTTGTTCGAGCTCATCGCCCACCGCTACGAACGCCACTCGCTCGCCATTACCGCCAACCAGCCATTTTCGGCATGGGACAACGTCTTCCCTGATCCCGCTATGACTGTCGCCGCGATCGACCGCCTCGTGCACCACTCGATCATCATCGAGATGAACGGCGAAAGCTACCGCAAACGTTCCGCCGTCGCCCGTATCAACGCCGGCGATTACGACCCGCCGAATGGCGCCCCGGACCGGCCATCATAA
- the traL gene encoding type IV conjugative transfer system protein TraL — MDERLPQYLHRPTQILWFAADEFVLVLSTIFVAAIVGGVIGWMLIGALLLFIPWKRSKPRGFLPHLAWRWGLLSFRHYPGPTQTRFFE; from the coding sequence TTGGACGAACGTCTGCCCCAGTATCTCCATCGCCCGACGCAGATTTTGTGGTTCGCGGCGGACGAGTTCGTACTGGTTCTGTCGACCATCTTCGTCGCCGCAATCGTCGGCGGGGTGATCGGCTGGATGCTCATCGGCGCCCTTCTCCTTTTCATCCCGTGGAAGCGATCGAAGCCACGCGGCTTCCTTCCCCACCTCGCGTGGCGCTGGGGCCTGCTTTCCTTTCGTCACTATCCGGGTCCGACCCAGACCCGCTTCTTCGAGTGA
- a CDS encoding TraV family lipoprotein, with protein sequence MLQSNPRRPRLWLTVVVGTAALLLSGCATIGSMMSPYSEKFSCKNSDHGQCIHPDRAYADAVAGVPSRSDPAVTRDKKLLREQGAAVRPNRAEAGGPQRGATPPYLGYRDSVYRELQGLIDAPVTPMLRQGRTVRTLILPYADRERPDRLYMPRYVYSILERPQWVVGDYLVNPVEPAARVPVLEQVHDKNPVDRAVEGEPADVPAAPADPRP encoded by the coding sequence ATGCTTCAATCCAATCCAAGGCGGCCTCGCCTGTGGCTGACGGTCGTCGTCGGCACCGCCGCGCTCCTCCTTTCGGGCTGCGCCACGATCGGCTCGATGATGTCGCCCTACAGCGAGAAATTCAGCTGCAAAAACAGCGATCACGGCCAGTGCATCCATCCCGATCGGGCCTATGCCGATGCGGTCGCGGGGGTCCCGTCGCGGTCGGATCCGGCGGTGACCCGCGACAAGAAGCTTCTTCGCGAGCAGGGCGCGGCAGTCCGACCGAATCGCGCCGAAGCGGGCGGGCCACAACGCGGCGCAACTCCGCCTTATCTCGGCTATCGCGACAGTGTTTATCGCGAACTGCAGGGACTGATCGACGCGCCGGTCACACCCATGCTGCGGCAGGGCCGCACTGTCCGCACCTTGATCCTCCCCTATGCCGACCGCGAGCGGCCGGACCGACTCTACATGCCGCGGTACGTCTACTCGATCCTCGAACGCCCTCAATGGGTCGTCGGCGATTATCTGGTAAACCCTGTCGAGCCTGCCGCGCGGGTGCCGGTGCTCGAACAGGTCCATGACAAGAACCCGGTCGACCGCGCAGTCGAAGGCGAGCCGGCGGACGTCCCGGCGGCCCCGGCGGATCCCCGGCCATGA